AGCTCCAACCATGTGATCGGTTTCTACAAACAGGGCGAAAAACTCGACGCCCAATCGCCACGTCGCCCGGACAGCTACTACGGCCTGTCCAAGTCCTATGGCGAAGACATGGCGAGTTTCTACTTCGACCGCTACGGCATCGAGACCGTGAGCATCCGTATCGGCTCCTCGTTCCCGGAGCCGCAGAACCGCCGGATGATGCACACCTGGCTGAGCTTCGACGACCTGACCCAACTGCTCGAACGCGCGCTGTACACGCCGAACGTCGGCCACACCGTGGTCTACGGCGTGTCGGATAACCTGGACACCTGGTGGGACAACCGCTACGCCGCCCACCTGGGCTTTGCGCCCAAGGACAGCTCCGAAGTGTTCCGCGCCCAGGTCGAGGCCCAGCCGCCAGTGGCTGACAACGATCCGGCAAAAATCTACCAGGGCGGCGCGTTCTGCGCGGCGGGCCCCTTCGGTGACTGAGTTCACCGCAACCTGAAGGGAATGAGCGGCCATGAATGCAGAATTGATTGTCGACGCCCGCAACGCCGTGGGCGAATGCCCGGTGTGGGTGCCCGAAGAAAACGCGTTGTACTGGGTGGACATTCCCAACGGTCGCTTGCAGCGCTGGGACGCGGGCACCGGCCTGGTCGCAACGTGGCAAGCCCCCGAGATGCTCGCCTGCATTG
Above is a genomic segment from Pseudomonas sp. R5-89-07 containing:
- a CDS encoding NAD(P)-dependent oxidoreductase, which encodes MTTTTPAPFNRILLTGAAGGLGKVLRERMRPYAQVLRLSDIADMAPAAAHEEVQTCDLSDKQAVHHLVEGVDAILHFGGVSVERPFEEVLGANISGIFHIYEAARRHGVKRVIFASSNHVIGFYKQGEKLDAQSPRRPDSYYGLSKSYGEDMASFYFDRYGIETVSIRIGSSFPEPQNRRMMHTWLSFDDLTQLLERALYTPNVGHTVVYGVSDNLDTWWDNRYAAHLGFAPKDSSEVFRAQVEAQPPVADNDPAKIYQGGAFCAAGPFGD